A single Cucumis melo cultivar AY chromosome 4, USDA_Cmelo_AY_1.0, whole genome shotgun sequence DNA region contains:
- the LOC103502712 gene encoding 3-ketoacyl-CoA synthase 7, whose translation MERFIGKCLSLTKMIIHPEAVNCISLGHFLLAATILSIILLTLVYFRASYVYLVDFVCYLPPDNLGASVAKFIKHVELCNHFDKEEMNFQVKVFERSGIGPDACMPPSLHKIPADTSLESTREEIEIVLFTVVNDLLSKHKVDPQSIDFLVSNCSLFCPTPSITSMVTNKFGFRNNIKSFNLSGMGCSAGMVSICLAKDLLRVHKNTTALVLSMEAVTPNGYRGKRKSMLISNTLFRMGGAAILLSNKKKDKQRAKYKLQHLVRTHMGSNHQAYQSVFQKPDEEGYVGVSLSRDLLQVAAKALTTNISALGPLVLPYSEQIRYGWSWITKKIWPPAKGKEVYVPNFKKAFEHFCIHAGGKAVIDAVEKSLKLQKEDGEASRMTLYRFGNTSSSSVWYELNYLEAKGKVKRGDRVWQIAFGSGFKCNSAVWKCISEIDPKAGSAWSDRIHLYPVDTGVPDVSS comes from the coding sequence ATGGAGAGATTTATAGGCAAATGCTTATCATTAACAAAGATGATCATCCATCCAGAAGCTGTAAATTGTATCTCCCTCGGTCATTTTCTACTGGCTGCTACTATTTTGAGTATTATTCTGCTTACCTTAGTCTATTTCAGAGCTAGTTATGTTTACCTTGTTGACTTCGTCTGTTATTTGCCTCCTGATAATCTGGGAGCATCAGTCGCAAAGTTCATCAAACACGTAGAACTTTGCAACCACTTCGATAAAGAGGAAATGAATTTCCAAGTGAAAGTCTTTGAGAGGTCAGGGATCGGACCTGACGCTTGTATGCCACCTTCATTGCATAAAATCCCGGCAGATACTTCCTTGGAAAGTACAAGAGAAGAGATTGAAATAGTTCTTTTCACGGTTGTCAACGACCTTCTTTCTAAACATAAAGTCGATCCTCAGAGCATCGACTTTCTGGTGTCTAATTGCAGCCTCTTCTGCCCCACCCCCTCCATCACTTCTATGGTAACAAACAAATTTGGATTTAGAAACAATATAAAGAGCTTTAACTTGAGTGGAATGGGCTGTAGTGCTGGAATGGTGTCTATATGCTTGGCCAAAGATCTCCTGAGAGTTCATAAAAACACAACGGCTTTAGTTCTCAGCATGGAAGCTGTAACACCAAATGGATATAGAGGAAAAAGAAAGTCGATGCTTATTTCAAACACTCTATTTCGAATGGGAGGAGCAGCAATATTATTATCCAACAAGAAGAAAGACAAGCAGAGAGCAAAATATAAGCTTCAACACCTTGTTCGAACCCACATGGGATCCAATCACCAGGCTTATCAATCTGTTTTTCAGAAACCTGATGAAGAGGGGTATGTTGGAGTTTCACTATCTCGGGACCTTCTTCAGGTAGCAGCAAAAGCACTTACAACAAACATATCAGCTTTAGGCCCACTTGTGTTGCCATACTCGGAGCAGATCCGGTACGGATGGTCTTGGATCACCAAGAAAATTTGGCCACCTGCAAAGGGGAAAGAAGTGTATGTGCCAAATTTTAAGAAGGCTTTTGAACATTTCTGCATACACGCTGGTGGTAAAGCAGTTATCGATGCTGTAGAGAAAAGTCTCAAGCTGCAAAAGGAGGACGGAGAAGCTTCAAGAATGACCTTATATAGGTTTGGCaatacttcatcttcttctgTATGGTATGAACTCAACTATCTTGAGGCAAAGGGAAAGGTGAAAAGGGGAGACAGGGTTTGGCAAATTGCATTTGGAAGTGGGTTCAAGTGTAACAGTGCAGTCTGGAAATGCATTTCTGAGATTGATCCCAAAGCAGGAAGTGCATGGTCAGATAGAATCCATCTATATCCTGTTGACACTGGCGTCCCTGATGTTTCTTCTTGA
- the LOC103502713 gene encoding pentatricopeptide repeat-containing protein At1g10910, chloroplastic isoform X1: protein MELSLVGNGYHRHVLRTRLPTPYSVMASASHAVPSLKNNQSNSVAILPKEPQFLPGSSNSKLFNGAQKRHSKSYLERQSAIAQVKDCSELAPALARYGGLLKPQDLNVILRHFGMLNRWKDLSQLFEWMQETGKTNISSYSSYIKFMGRGLNPLKALEVYNNIQEVSIKNSIFICNSILNCLVRNGKFDTSVKLFHQMKNDGLCPDTVTYSTMLTGCIRVKHGYAKAMELLKELQDNGLCMDCVLYGTLIAICASHNRLEDAESFFNQMRAEGHSPNMFHYGSLLNAYSINGDYKKADELIEDMKLTGLVPNKVILTTLLKVYVRGGLFEKSRKLLSELESLGYGENEMPYCLLMDGLAKAGSVREAKAVFDEMKAKNVRSDGYAHSIMISAFCRSGLLEEAKLLAKDFEATYDRYDIVILNTMLCAYCRAGEMESVMQMLRKMDDLAISPDYTTFHILIKYFFKEKLYLLCYRTLEDMHRKGHQPEEELCSSLISSLGNIRAYSEAFSVYNILKYSKRTMCKALHEKILHILIAGRLLKDAYVIVKDNEGLISKPAIRKFAFGFMKFGNVNLINDVMKAIHGSGYKIDQDLFMIATSRYIELPEKKDLFIQLLHWMPGQGYVVDSSTRNLILKNAHLFGRQLIAEILSKHSLLSKSTKSRENTFRLK, encoded by the exons ATGGAACTCTCCCTTGTTGGTAATGGTTATCACCGCCATGTCCTCCGGACTCGGTTGCCCACACCTTATTCTGTAATGGCTTCTGCGTCGCATGCTGTCCCTAGCCTCAAGAACAATCAATCTAATTCTGTCGCAATTCTCCCTAAAGAGCCTCAATTCCTCCCCGGCTCTTCAAATTCTAAACTCTTCAATGGCGCCCAGAAGCGCCACTCCAAATCATACCTTGAGAGACAGTCCGCTATTGCTCAAGTTAAAGATTGCTCCGAGTTGGCTCCGGCTCTTGCCAG ATATGGTGGACTACTAAAACCGCAAGATTTGAATGTTATACTGCGGCATTTTGGGATGTTAAATAGGTGGAAGGATCTATCTCAG CTGTTTGAGTGGATGCAGGAGACTGGAAAGACCAATATTTCTTCTTACAGCAGTTACATAAAGTTCATGGGGAGAGGTCTCAATCCTTTGAAGGCACTAGAAGTATACAATAATATTCAAGAAGTATCAATAAAGAAtagtatttttatttgtaattctATCCTCAATTGTCTGGTGAGAAATGGCAAGTTTGATACCAGTGTTAAGCTGTTTCATCAAATGAAGAATGATGGTTTATGTCCAGATACAGTTACATATAGCACG ATGCTTACCGGTTGCATCAGGGTTAAACATGGTTATGCTAAAGCAATGGAGCTTCTTAAGGAGCTGCAAGACAATGGACTATGCATGGATTGTGTATTGTATGGGACATTGATAGCTATTTGTGCTTCACATAATAGATTGGAAGATGCAGAGAGCTTCTTCAACCAGATGAGAGCTGAAGGTCATTCACCAAATATGTTCCATTATGGCTCTCTactcaatgcttattcaatcaATGGAGATTATAAAAAGGCTGATGAGCTGATTGAGGATATGAAATTGACCGGGTTAGTACCAAATAAG GTGATTTTAACGACGTTGCTGAAGGTTTATGTTAGGGGAGGTTTGTTTGAGAAATCGAGGAAATTATTATCAGAATTGGAATCCCTTGGCTATGGTGAAAATGAG ATGCCATATTGTTTGCTGATGGATGGCCTTGCCAAGGCAGGTTCTGTTAGAGAAGCAAAGGCAGTTTTTGATGAAATGAAAGCAAAAAACGTTAGATCTG ATGGGTATGCTCACAGCATCATGATATCAGCTTTTTGCCGAAGTGGGCTTCTAGAAGAGGCAAAGTTGTTGGCTAAAGATTTTGAAGCCACATATGACAGATATGACATTGTAATATTGAATACAATGCTCTGTGCCTACTGCAGAGCAGGGGAAATGGAGAGTGTAATGCAAATGCTTAGGAAAATGGATGACTTAGCAATCAGTCCAGATTATACTACCTTCCATATCTTAATCAAATATTTCTTTAAGGAGAAACTATATCTACTTTGTTATAGGACATTGGAGGACATGCATCGTAAAGGCCATCAACCagaggag GAGCTTTGTTCATCTTTAATATCATCTCTTGGGAACATACGGGCTTATTCGGAAGCATTTTCCGTTTacaatatattgaaatatagTAAAAGAACAATGTGCAAGGCACTCCATGAGAAGATTTTGCACATTCTAATTGCAGGTCGACTTCTCAAAGATGCTTACGTCATTGTCAAg GACAATGAAGGGCTAATTTCTAAACCTGCTATAAGGAAGTTTGCTTTTGGATTTATGAAGTTTGGTAATGTCAACTTGATAAATGACGTAATGAAGGCAATCCATGGTTCTGGATACAAGATTGATCAG GATTTGTTTATGATTGCTACATCACGCTACATTGAGCTACCTGAAAAGAAGGATTTATTTATTCAATTGCTACATTGGATGCCTGGTCAGGGTTATGTTGTTGACTCATCAACAAGAAACCTTATCTTAAAGAATGCACATTTATTTGGTCGCCAGCTTATTGCAGAGATCCTATCAAAGCATAGTCTATTGTCAAAATCCACAAAATCTCGTGAGAACACCTTTCGtttaaaataa
- the LOC103502713 gene encoding pentatricopeptide repeat-containing protein At1g10910, chloroplastic isoform X2 encodes MLNRWKDLSQLFEWMQETGKTNISSYSSYIKFMGRGLNPLKALEVYNNIQEVSIKNSIFICNSILNCLVRNGKFDTSVKLFHQMKNDGLCPDTVTYSTMLTGCIRVKHGYAKAMELLKELQDNGLCMDCVLYGTLIAICASHNRLEDAESFFNQMRAEGHSPNMFHYGSLLNAYSINGDYKKADELIEDMKLTGLVPNKVILTTLLKVYVRGGLFEKSRKLLSELESLGYGENEMPYCLLMDGLAKAGSVREAKAVFDEMKAKNVRSDGYAHSIMISAFCRSGLLEEAKLLAKDFEATYDRYDIVILNTMLCAYCRAGEMESVMQMLRKMDDLAISPDYTTFHILIKYFFKEKLYLLCYRTLEDMHRKGHQPEEELCSSLISSLGNIRAYSEAFSVYNILKYSKRTMCKALHEKILHILIAGRLLKDAYVIVKDNEGLISKPAIRKFAFGFMKFGNVNLINDVMKAIHGSGYKIDQDLFMIATSRYIELPEKKDLFIQLLHWMPGQGYVVDSSTRNLILKNAHLFGRQLIAEILSKHSLLSKSTKSRENTFRLK; translated from the exons ATGTTAAATAGGTGGAAGGATCTATCTCAG CTGTTTGAGTGGATGCAGGAGACTGGAAAGACCAATATTTCTTCTTACAGCAGTTACATAAAGTTCATGGGGAGAGGTCTCAATCCTTTGAAGGCACTAGAAGTATACAATAATATTCAAGAAGTATCAATAAAGAAtagtatttttatttgtaattctATCCTCAATTGTCTGGTGAGAAATGGCAAGTTTGATACCAGTGTTAAGCTGTTTCATCAAATGAAGAATGATGGTTTATGTCCAGATACAGTTACATATAGCACG ATGCTTACCGGTTGCATCAGGGTTAAACATGGTTATGCTAAAGCAATGGAGCTTCTTAAGGAGCTGCAAGACAATGGACTATGCATGGATTGTGTATTGTATGGGACATTGATAGCTATTTGTGCTTCACATAATAGATTGGAAGATGCAGAGAGCTTCTTCAACCAGATGAGAGCTGAAGGTCATTCACCAAATATGTTCCATTATGGCTCTCTactcaatgcttattcaatcaATGGAGATTATAAAAAGGCTGATGAGCTGATTGAGGATATGAAATTGACCGGGTTAGTACCAAATAAG GTGATTTTAACGACGTTGCTGAAGGTTTATGTTAGGGGAGGTTTGTTTGAGAAATCGAGGAAATTATTATCAGAATTGGAATCCCTTGGCTATGGTGAAAATGAG ATGCCATATTGTTTGCTGATGGATGGCCTTGCCAAGGCAGGTTCTGTTAGAGAAGCAAAGGCAGTTTTTGATGAAATGAAAGCAAAAAACGTTAGATCTG ATGGGTATGCTCACAGCATCATGATATCAGCTTTTTGCCGAAGTGGGCTTCTAGAAGAGGCAAAGTTGTTGGCTAAAGATTTTGAAGCCACATATGACAGATATGACATTGTAATATTGAATACAATGCTCTGTGCCTACTGCAGAGCAGGGGAAATGGAGAGTGTAATGCAAATGCTTAGGAAAATGGATGACTTAGCAATCAGTCCAGATTATACTACCTTCCATATCTTAATCAAATATTTCTTTAAGGAGAAACTATATCTACTTTGTTATAGGACATTGGAGGACATGCATCGTAAAGGCCATCAACCagaggag GAGCTTTGTTCATCTTTAATATCATCTCTTGGGAACATACGGGCTTATTCGGAAGCATTTTCCGTTTacaatatattgaaatatagTAAAAGAACAATGTGCAAGGCACTCCATGAGAAGATTTTGCACATTCTAATTGCAGGTCGACTTCTCAAAGATGCTTACGTCATTGTCAAg GACAATGAAGGGCTAATTTCTAAACCTGCTATAAGGAAGTTTGCTTTTGGATTTATGAAGTTTGGTAATGTCAACTTGATAAATGACGTAATGAAGGCAATCCATGGTTCTGGATACAAGATTGATCAG GATTTGTTTATGATTGCTACATCACGCTACATTGAGCTACCTGAAAAGAAGGATTTATTTATTCAATTGCTACATTGGATGCCTGGTCAGGGTTATGTTGTTGACTCATCAACAAGAAACCTTATCTTAAAGAATGCACATTTATTTGGTCGCCAGCTTATTGCAGAGATCCTATCAAAGCATAGTCTATTGTCAAAATCCACAAAATCTCGTGAGAACACCTTTCGtttaaaataa
- the LOC103502710 gene encoding probable glycosyltransferase At5g03795: MPQSPLPWRSFSSSTSSSTSSSNWFRGLFFIPTCLALNSSIFILFYISSTSTPNHFPSQIPSHFPDSSSRPVSSLNLSITTLRVSQKISLQDDNGGPPLPQIQTQPFSPLPSFGRGSHEQTEGVFHDEELFLEDYKEMNKSFKIYVYPHKRSDPFARSLLPEDFEPHGNYASESYFKKSLFKSHFITNDPKEADFFFLPFSITGLRNDRRVSVSGIPNFIRDYIFDVSHKYPYWNRTGGADHFYVACHSVGRSAMDKSSEAKSSIVQVVCSSSYFLTGYISHKDAALPQIWPRKDEPPNLASSKRTRLAFFAGAMNSPTRQALIQVWGKDSEIFAYSGRLKTPYADELLRSKFCLHVKGFEVNTARVGDSIFYGCVPVIIANYYDLPFGDILNWKSFSVVVTTSDIPRLKEILKGINDEQYARLQSNVLKVRRHFKWHSSPVDYDTFHMVMYQLWLRRTSVRLPLLD, translated from the exons ATGCCTCAATCTCCACTTCCATGGAGGTCCTTCTCCTCCTCcacttcttcttctacttcttcttccaactgGTTTCGTGGCCTTTTCTTCATCCCCACTTGTTTAGCTCTCAATTCCTCCATCTTCATTCTCTTCTACATCTCTTCCACTTCTACTCCTAATCATTTCCCCTCCCAAATCCCTTCTCATTTCCCTGATTCCTCTTCTCGCCCCGTTTCTTCCCTTAATCTTTCCATTACAACTCTTCGGGTTTCTCAGAAGATCAGTTTACAGGACGACAATGGCGGTCCCCCTCTGCCTCAGATTCAGACTCAACCCTTTTCTCCTCTTCCCTCATTTG GAAGGGGAAGTCATGAACAAACCGAGGGAGTGTTCCATGATGAAGAGTTATTTCTTGAAGACTACAAAGAAATGAACAAAAGCTTCAAGATCTATGTTTATCCTCACAAAAGAAGCGATCCCTTTGCACGTTCTTTGTTGCCAGAGGACTTTGAGCCCCATGGCAACTATGCTAGTGAGAGTTACTTCAAGAAATCTCTCTTCAAAAGCCATTTCATCACAAATGATCCCAAGGAGGCCGACTTCTTTTTCCTTCCGTTCTCGATCACTGGCCTCCGCAATGACCGTCGGGTTAGTGTTAGCGGTATCCCCAACTTCATTCGAGATTACATCTTCGATGTTAGCCACAAGTATCCATATTGGAATAGAACGGGTGGGGCGGATCATTTCTATGTTGCGTGCCATTCGGTTGGACGATCCGCTATGGATAAATCAAGTGAAGCTAAGTCAAGCATTGTCCAAGTTGTTTGCTCTTCTAGCTACTTCTTAACGGGCTATATTTCCCATAAGGATGCAGCTCTGCCTCAAATCTGGCCTAGGAAAGATGAACCTCCAAATCTTGCTTCTTCAAAGAG GACGAGGTTGGCGTTTTTTGCAGGAGCAATGAACTCCCCGACACGTCAAGCGCTTATTCAAGTGTGGGGTAAGGATTCAGAAATCTTTGCTTATTCGGGTCGTCTTAAGACACCTTATGCTGATGAACTACTCAGAAGCAAGTTCTGCCTTCATGTCAAAGGCTTCGAAGTAAACACTGCCCGAGTTGGAGATTCTATCTTTTATGGATGCGTTCCAGTGATCATTGCCAACTACTATGACCTCCCCTTTGGTGATATCTTGAATTGGAAGAGCTTTTCGGTTGTTGTAACGACATCAGATATCCCGAGGTTAAAGGAAATCCTCAAGGGAATCAATGATGAGCAGTATGCAAGATTGCAAAGTAATGTATTGAAAGTGCGTAGACACTTTAAATGGCATTCTTCTCCGGTTGATTATGATACTTTTCATATGGTTATGTATCAGTTATGGCTTCGAAGAACTTCGGTTCGACTTCCATTACTGGATTAG